From the Helianthus annuus cultivar XRQ/B chromosome 17, HanXRQr2.0-SUNRISE, whole genome shotgun sequence genome, the window gcgctttggccacagctcgacactgcaggATGTGCATATAAGACAAAAAACATTTTTTTGGTGTGCAAATAGACAAATGGGTGTGCAAATAAGTAAACCCAACTCTAAACAATCTATAGTTACCTCTTAGACTAGACCCCGTCGATGAGTCCGTCAAAATAGTTTAACGGCGAGATTTGTTCGATAAAGTTGAAAATAAAGGGACTAAAATAACAAACTTAACACCTAAGCAATTTCACCTTCTAAAAAACCTCTTCTTCATCTCCACACCTCCATTCAAATCAACTTTTCCGATCAAAAACCGTCACCGGAGCACAACCAATGGCGCATCCACCATCATCAATCCACCAACACACACAGCAATTCCTGAGCTCCGTCCTCTCCCAACGCGGTCCAGACGCCCTCCCGTACACCGAAGACGTTAAATGGCTGATCCGACAACACCTACTCTCTCTCTCCGAATCTCACCCCTCTCTCCACCACAAAACGGCGTCGTTTACTCACAACGACGGCCGTACCCTCAACCTTCTTCAATCCGACGGCACAGTTCCGATGCTGTTTCAAAACGTCACGTACAATATTCCCGTTGTTATCTGGCTCATGGAGTCCTACCCTCGCCACGCGCCTCTGGTTTTCGTCAATCCCACTCGCGATATGGTGATTAAACGACAACATTCGTTTGTTAATCCCTCTGGTTTGGTTTCGATCCCTTATTTGCATAATTGGATTTACCCTAGCTCTAATTTAGTTGATTTGGTTCGTAATTTGAGCACATATTTTGCTAGTGATCCGCCCTTGTACTCGCAGCGCAGagcaaaccctaaccctaaccctaGGTTTAATGAATCCGGATCATCCGCTTCGGTTTCGGCTGGATCGATCCGGCCTGCAATTCCACCTCGGTCGTATCCGCCATCGCCCTATGTAAGCGGTGCTGGTGGTGGTGGGGGGAGGATTCCGTCACCGTCTCCGCCGCAGAGGATGGGGTCGGGGTCGTATGAGGATCCGGCGGAGGTTTATAAGCGGAATGCGATTAATAAGCTGGTGGAGAATGTGCATAGTGATGTTACGCGGTTGAGGATGGCGAGGGAGGGGGAGATGGAAGGGATGTTTAGTGCTCAAGCGGTGTTACGGGAGCGAGAACAGGAGGTATTGCGCGGGTTGAGAGAGATGGAACGTGAGAAAGAGGGGTTGGAGCAGCAGTTGCAGATGGTTTTGATGAACGCTGATGTGTTAGAAGGATGGGTGAGTGAGAATGAAGGGAAGTTGGGTGCGGATTTGTTGAGTTTGAATGTTGATGATGCGATTGTGCCGGGTGATTCGCTTTCGAAACAGATGTTGGAATGTGTGGCGGCTGATTTGGCTATTGAAGATGTTGTTTATGCGTTGGATAAGTCTGTGCAAGATGGGTGTATACCGTTTGATTTGTATTTAAGGAACGTTAGGTTGTTGTCGCGTGAACAGTTCTTTCACCGTGCGACGTCTGGGAAAGTTAGAGCGATACAGATGCAAGCTCAAGTTACAAGCATGGCTTCGCGGGCACCATCGTATGGTGTATGAAAAGTCGGTGTCTTGTAGGTATTTTCTTCCTTCTAGAATTCTAGCTGGAGGGTATGTGCCATGAACCTTTCAAATATAGCTTAATGAATGATTCTTGTTTTTATCTATTACTTTTCATGATAGTTGATTGCTGACATTTGTAATCAGCAATTTTCATTTTTGTTACATTTTGTTATATACTTATATTGACGTGTATTGATAGCAAAATATAGAAGGAAAAAGAACACGTATCATTATTTCTGTGTTTGTATATCCTACGCGATTGATACAGTTTCGTCAAACCTATAGATACAATTTTCATCATGACTGTGTGTTCCCTTGCCTTGGAAGTTAAACAATATTATCGTTTTTAATTGCTTGCTTGTGTTAGATGGCATGCTGTACTAGTATTATCTCATGTGGTTGTTCATATGTTATTGTTAATATGGCTTATGATTGTTTATGAATAGTGATGACTTAAGTGTAGGTACAAGTACAATTTAACACACAGCCAATTTGGTTTGGTGTGATTGTGATGTTTAATCATGCTGATTAATGACTAAGAAGGAAATCTTTAATGTAAGAAATGGCCTTACCTTGTTACATGTGTGTTGGATCATATCTCTTAGTCGTATACTCTTGGTTTCAAAATTGCGGCTCAGGCTCATGCACATTTTGGTCTATTTGGTCCATAGGAGGTTGATATGTATAACCAACCAAAGTGACGAAGGGATTAAAAATGGTTTATTTAAAGCTCATTTGGTCGTACATAGAGCAATGCCTAATGTTGGATTTCCTGTTAGACTCGGAACCTTCACATACTGGTTATACATATCAACCTCCTATGGACCAAACACCACCTTAATGAGAGTATGTGAAGGTTCCGAGTCTAACAGGAAATCCAACATTAGGCATTGCTCTATGTACGACCAAATGAGCTTTAAATAAACCATTTTTAATCCTTCATCACTTTGGTTGGTTATACATATCAACCTCCTATGGACCAAATAGACCAAAATGTGCATGAGCCTGAGCCGCACTTTTGAAACTAAGAGTATACGACTAACCTCGTGAACTTTTCATTTGTGAGTTAATAAGATAATATAATGCATATGTTTTCTTACTGTCCAACTTACAAACcttgtgaaccgtttgtaatATTGTCGCTATAAATTTGTATGAACAATCCTTACAAATGTAAGGCGATAATGTTACAAATGGTTGGCAACTTCACATGAACCAACTAATAATGGAAGATTATTAGAGGAAACATTACATTATCAACTCACATATAAAAAGGCAAAATGAACGGATGAAACATTTTCAATGAGTCAAATCTAATAGTAAATCTGACATTAAATGAGTCAAAAGTTTtcttagggggtgtttgttttttcttcaaacatcttcaaggGAGCTAATGTCTGCAAGCGCGCAGACGTTAcccttgaagactgtttgttttttttttttctttttttttttgttaaacagATCTGAAAATGACTTTTTTCAGCTTAAAAAAGAAGCTATGATACCCTTCcttcaaacaaaaaactcatCTCTTATCTTCAAAAGAACCCTCCTCCCTCAAAACTACAGGTCCTCATGCCACTCGATCGTTGTCTCTCTTTCCACTCTAACCTTCACCGTCGGTATCTTTCCCCTCTCTTTGCCCTATTCTCGACCCTACCGCCGGTAACCGCCACAACAACCCGCCGTTATCTCATTCTTATCATCATTTACGTTCTTCTAACCATCATCATCTTGTTCCGACTTTTCTACGCGTTCGTTACGCCGCCGTGACTGTTTTCTGGTCACCGATATTTTGAATGACGCTAATTACCGTTATTCTATTCACCGGTGTAAGTTAAAATGTTCAATTATATTTGTTGAGTTTGCAGGTCATATTACTAGACCTAAAAATATTAAGAAGATAGAAGTTGATTTAACTTATTATTGTTTGTGGTTTGATATTTTGATGAGAAGATTTGATTGTAAATCTGTGAGACTGTGACCTGTAGCTTTGTTAAATGATAACATTGTATAACGTATTATGCATTTAACAATCATTTGTTTATTTCGACAGCCCTATGGTGCAACGTTCTTGTGTTTTCACTCAAGTTTGGGGTCTGGATTGCCACTTCAGGCCATGTCATGTTAGCTGAAATTGTGCATTTGGATGTTTGTACAGACAGTatcaatttataaaaacaaacagtcttatattttcagcttgAAGAGCTTCAGACCAtatcttcagttgcagacatgaaaacagatgaaatcagcttgcagacagtttatgtctgcaaaaacaaacagcaccttaatcTTGAAATCAAACAATCACACCATGATAACTGTAAAATAACCAATGAAGATAGAATTGCCTATTTGCCCAATGTCATTGTCAGTAAAAACTCGTTGGCGCATAATTTATCGTGTGTGGCCGAGCGGTGGATGTGAATGTGACAGATTTTGGTATTCTAGTCCATACCCGGCTTGTATTCCCTTCCGAGTCCATGACCACATGTCAAGTACTCGATTAATTCTTATCGTCGGGTTACAAGTTTTCTCAGGATTGGATCCTTTTATTTGAGAGCTTTTGTTAATGCCAGTAAGGCATCGCAAGTACAACAAAATACGATTAGACTCGAAAATAACTCATATTTCGTGAATCTAATAACTCACCTTAACCAGTTGAATGAAGCCGATTTTACTTTACAATCATCGCAAAAAAGCTCAAGTACTTGAAAGATTATATTTAGTAGATGCGCTTAAAGTATTGACCTACCAATTTCTAATGTATTTTGTTAAGGTCTCACAAGACCCTAAACAAAATCATGCCGACTCTTATAAGCGTTTTACAATCTAGGTGGCCTATATCAATAATTGTAGCATCAACGCCCCTAATATAATTCCACAAAACATTTACCAAAATAGTATTTGTTGACTTGTAGTGTCCCACATTTAACTTCTACATTTAACTTTCATaataaaatcatcatcatcatactcggtatATCTCACTAATAACAAAGCTAAAGTAGGGTCTaagaagggtaagatgtagacaaccttacatctaccccgtagaaatagagaggctgcttccattaagttttgcatcaagccttagacataaggcacataacactcgacaattgagacaaacgccgattagtgcatgtaccccttgtctttcggctatcattgtcatcacatgatgcatgattaacaccccccccccccctatttaacgttattttcacgaaattagtaaaattaCGTTAatattagtgcactttcacttttgtcACCCGAGTGCTGACACATATATACTACCGCAAGCGGGGCATATCTTTCGTAACAAAACTGTTCATTATAATAGTTGATATAAAGTTTAGTTGATTAGCTAAAGCGCCAGCCAAGAATGAGCCACGGACAGAGCCGTGTAATGTGGAACCCGTGGCAAACGCCATGGTGTGATTGCGCATGAGATTCCGCAAACCACCATTGCTCATGGTCTAAGGAGGATAGAAAGAGCGGTCATCGGGATAGGAAGATGTTGCACAACACGTGACGCAAGACGAGTCCATGATACGTAATAATCTTGTACGGATATTagaattttctttttaaaacctaTTTGATATTTAATGTAATTTATAAGTTGAAAATCATATAAGAGGACCCAAAAGTGTCAAGGGAAGTGAACttatatttatcaaatttctTCGGTTTTATCTATCTAGGTGTACTTTTGAGTTTATTGTTTGTTTGTCCCATTGTGCATAGTATAGATTTATTGATAAATAAAAACATTTAAACTATACTTATCGAGTTAGCAGATATACACTAAATGAATgtattttagtcatttatgaTCAGAGTAATACTAACTTCTTCATTAAACATAAAGTTAGTAGAAATACACTAAATGCATTTTAGTCACTTTATAGCAAGCATAAGTTTGTAAAAGCAAAACATCATTGACGCATAACAATCATAGTTCTTGCGAACGATAACCATGTGTTAAGTTATAATAAACAATATAATCTGCGTACTTAATGTTCATATAGAAACCCAAGACTCAACCTACCAATGTTTCACAATCACGTTAAAGCATGTCTTTGATGAGAAGATTATGAAGATCAAGATGAAAAAAACAGTTAGATTGCAACATAAGAATCTTATTTAATCCATATCGCCACAACTCGATATGCATTTTATGTTTTAAGTTAACCTTGGTCAGAGTCAAAGTCGTAAAAGAATGAGTCAAAACCTAAGAAAACTCGGTAAAAACACAACGGGGGTGTAAAAAAGATATAGCAATTGTTCAAATATAATGCACACAAAAGTATGACCAAAAAAACTTGGTAAATACATGTTGAAGTATAAAAGATGAGATCAGAAAGTCAAAATGTAGATGCTCATTGAGACCCTCAAGGACAACATTTAAAATCTTTTTTGAGttgatatatatataatcatGAAAGATATATACCAACTGCTACTCAACCCGCGAAAAATGTACCCTTGCAAAGACAAAAAAACGAGCATCTTCACTCTTATGATCTAAATAAACTTATCTAACCTTGATGTTCTTTTAGAAGACGGTGAACGGAAACTCTCTAATCGAATGTTAGAAGACGCGCATAAATCATTCAAAAACGGGTCGCCTTTTTCTGATTTGATGATCTCTAGAATGACTCCAAGAACCTCGGCTGCAAGACCTGTTTCGACTAGCTGTCCTTGTTCCTCCCCGCCTTCATATATTAAACGTGAAACTTGTTTATATGGGATCACGTTTTCTATAAGCATTCTTGCAAACATACGACCTAGAAACTCGGCGGCTTTTGGTGCATCGTTCACCGCGTCCTCCAATGTTGATAAAACGGATTCGAATCTGGATAAGATAACAAAAAACCACAACCAGTTTTAACTCCTGAATCACTGAAAAGCAAATATAGCATGTGAACCCATTTTGatactttttttttcaaaaacgaccCATTTTAGTCCGACTTATTTGAGCCCTAACCCGTTTGGCCACGTTACCCAACCCACCCGTTTGCTAAGCATATTGAAAAGTA encodes:
- the LOC110896012 gene encoding protein ELC-like, which gives rise to MAHPPSSIHQHTQQFLSSVLSQRGPDALPYTEDVKWLIRQHLLSLSESHPSLHHKTASFTHNDGRTLNLLQSDGTVPMLFQNVTYNIPVVIWLMESYPRHAPLVFVNPTRDMVIKRQHSFVNPSGLVSIPYLHNWIYPSSNLVDLVRNLSTYFASDPPLYSQRRANPNPNPRFNESGSSASVSAGSIRPAIPPRSYPPSPYVSGAGGGGGRIPSPSPPQRMGSGSYEDPAEVYKRNAINKLVENVHSDVTRLRMAREGEMEGMFSAQAVLREREQEVLRGLREMEREKEGLEQQLQMVLMNADVLEGWVSENEGKLGADLLSLNVDDAIVPGDSLSKQMLECVAADLAIEDVVYALDKSVQDGCIPFDLYLRNVRLLSREQFFHRATSGKVRAIQMQAQVTSMASRAPSYGV